The Henckelia pumila isolate YLH828 chromosome 2, ASM3356847v2, whole genome shotgun sequence genome includes a window with the following:
- the LOC140881598 gene encoding surfeit locus protein 1-like: protein MAAPFIARNLRRRVGPAVNLKWAPQLSLFSTSAPAISVPDVEQEKKGRSTWSKLLLFVPGAITFGLGTWQIFRRQEKIKMLEFRQSRLGIVPLKGNQILSSIGNPDSLEFRRIQCRGVFDDKKSIYVGPRSRSISGVTENGYYIITPLIPVLGDPESLQSPVLVNRGWVPRSWRDKALDVSEDDRLSSSSSIPTQEITKNSWWQFWSNKPKKLKEHDASVVSVEVLGVIRGSEKPSIFVPPNDPGTSQWFFVDVPAIAQACGLSEKTLYMEAINDNIKASSPYPVPKDANALIRSSVMPQDHLNYTLTWYSLSAAVTFMAIKTLKPRKNRR from the exons ATGGCAGCACCTTTCATAGCAAGGAATCTCCGCCGGCGAGTGGGTCCCGCAGTCAATCTCAAGTGGGCACCACAATTATCCCTGTTTTCCACTTCCGCGCCAGCCATCTCTGTACCTGATGTAGAACAAG AGAAAAAGGGGAGGTCAACATGGTCAAAGCTACTTCTTTTTGTACCAGGTGCCATTACTTTTGGCCTTGGCACTTGGCAGATCTTCAGGAGACAAGAAAAG ATAAAAATGCTAGAGTTTCGGCAAAGTAGACTTGGAATTGTACCACTTAAAGGCAACCAAATTTTGTCTTCCATTGGCAACCCTGATTCTTTGGAGTTCAGGAGAATACAGTGTAGAGGAGTTtttgatgacaagaagtcaatATATGTTGGCCCACGTTCAAGGAGCATTTCTGGAGTCACTGAAAATGGATACTACATTATAACTCCCCTTATTCCAGTGCTTGGTGATCCTGAAAG TCTGCAATCACCTGTGTTAGTCAATAGAGGGTGGGTGCCGCGTAGTTGGAGAGACAAGGCATTAGATGTCTCAGAGGATGATAGACTGTCAAGTAGTTCATCCATCCCAACTCAAGAGATCACAAAAAATTCTTGGTGGCAGTTTTGGTCTAACAAACCAAAAAAACTCAAG GAGCATGATGCATCTGTCGTCTCAGTAGAAGTCCTTGGTGTTATACGTGGTAGTGAGAAGCCAAGCATATTTGTGCCACCAAATGATCCTGGTACCTCTCAGTGGTTTTTTGTTGATGTTCCAGCAATTGCTCAAGCTTGTGGGCTTTCTGAGAAAACACTTTATATGGAAGCTATCAATGACAATATCAAAGCAAGTAGCCCATACCCTGTTCCGAAGGATGCCAATGCACTTATTCGTAGTTCGGTTATGCCACAAGATCATCTTAATTATACATTAACATG